One segment of Pricia mediterranea DNA contains the following:
- a CDS encoding glycosyltransferase: MNISFSFIIPVYNRPEEIRELLDSLALQTYGAAFEIVVVEDGSTIPCEAVIEDFKRMYLQGSSPISLTYLKKSNSGPGRSRNYGMVRAKGDYFIILDSDCILPPHYLDAVTKSLQEHFVHCYGGPDAAHASFSLVQKGIDYAMTSVLTTGGIRGKRKAFQKNHKGRPSGQGRKASASAQVETGRSSSSGDNGNQSNNFGTRQDSPAKQKGFQPRSFNMGLSRIAFEATGGFGNIHPGEDPDLVFRLWGKGFATKLIPTAFVYHKRRIDWQKFFLQVKKFGSVRPILNRRYPRTAKMTYWFPTLFCLGFMAASMLWYLGIRLPMLLYVLYLGFVFLDSLLKNRSLAVALLSLVAVCIQFMGYGYGFIKSTIFLNFSGKPAERLFPELFFGSTDTEDRT, translated from the coding sequence ATGAACATTTCGTTTTCCTTTATAATTCCCGTCTATAACCGGCCCGAAGAAATAAGGGAGCTACTGGACAGCTTGGCGTTACAAACCTATGGCGCGGCTTTTGAAATAGTGGTGGTCGAAGATGGTTCTACCATTCCCTGTGAAGCGGTTATCGAGGATTTTAAGCGGATGTATCTTCAGGGAAGCTCCCCCATCTCGCTCACTTATCTAAAAAAGTCCAATTCCGGTCCCGGGCGTTCGAGAAATTATGGAATGGTACGGGCCAAGGGCGATTATTTTATTATTTTGGACTCCGATTGCATCCTTCCGCCGCACTATCTCGATGCGGTCACAAAATCGCTTCAAGAGCACTTTGTCCATTGCTACGGCGGACCCGATGCCGCCCATGCCTCCTTCAGTCTAGTGCAAAAGGGTATCGATTATGCCATGACCTCGGTCTTGACCACTGGAGGCATACGGGGGAAAAGAAAAGCATTCCAAAAAAACCATAAGGGAAGGCCATCAGGTCAAGGACGCAAGGCAAGTGCGTCGGCACAAGTAGAAACTGGGCGCTCTTCATCGTCTGGGGACAATGGGAACCAATCAAATAACTTTGGCACTAGGCAAGACTCGCCCGCCAAACAAAAGGGCTTTCAACCCCGAAGCTTTAACATGGGCCTATCCAGAATCGCTTTCGAGGCCACGGGCGGCTTTGGAAACATTCATCCGGGGGAGGATCCCGACCTTGTTTTTCGGCTCTGGGGCAAGGGTTTTGCCACGAAATTGATTCCCACTGCCTTCGTTTATCACAAAAGGCGTATCGATTGGCAAAAGTTTTTTCTTCAGGTCAAAAAATTCGGTTCGGTCCGTCCGATCTTGAACCGCCGATATCCTAGAACAGCGAAAATGACCTACTGGTTCCCCACCTTATTCTGCCTGGGATTTATGGCGGCTTCGATGTTGTGGTATTTAGGAATCAGACTCCCTATGCTGCTTTATGTGCTTTATTTGGGATTTGTTTTTTTAGATTCCCTGCTAAAAAACAGAAGCTTGGCCGTAGCGCTATTATCCTTAGTTGCCGTATGTATCCAGTTTATGGGTTACGGGTACGGTTTCATTAAGTCCACCATCTTCCTTAACTTTAGCGGGAAGCCGGCAGAGAGACTCTTTCCGGAATTGTTTTTTGGGAGTACCGATACAGAAGATCGAACGTGA
- a CDS encoding enoyl-ACP reductase FabI has product MAYNLLEGKKGIIFGALDENSIAWKTAERVHEEGGTFVLTNAPIALRMGQIDELAQKTDSEVVAADATSEEDLENLVSKSTEILGGKLDFVLHAIGMSVNVRKGRAYTDQNYDFTTKGWDISALSFHKVLQTLHKADAMNEWGSIVALTYMAAQRVFPDYNDMADNKAYLESVARSFGYFFGKDKKVRVNTISQSPTATTAGQGVKGFDGFINYAEKMSPLGNASALECADYTVTLFSDLTKKVTMQNLFHDGGFSNTGVSQEVMEQFMK; this is encoded by the coding sequence ATGGCATACAATTTACTGGAAGGAAAAAAAGGAATCATATTCGGGGCGTTGGACGAGAATTCCATCGCATGGAAAACCGCGGAACGGGTACACGAAGAGGGGGGCACTTTCGTTCTGACAAATGCACCCATCGCTTTGCGGATGGGCCAAATCGACGAATTGGCCCAAAAAACCGACTCCGAGGTCGTTGCCGCAGATGCTACCAGTGAAGAAGACCTGGAGAATCTGGTATCGAAATCCACAGAAATTCTGGGCGGAAAGCTTGATTTTGTGCTGCATGCGATAGGCATGTCCGTCAACGTACGTAAAGGCCGCGCCTATACGGACCAGAACTACGATTTTACGACCAAAGGCTGGGATATTTCCGCGCTATCCTTTCATAAGGTCCTACAAACCCTGCACAAGGCCGATGCCATGAACGAATGGGGCAGTATCGTCGCTCTAACATATATGGCCGCACAGCGCGTTTTCCCGGACTACAACGATATGGCCGACAATAAGGCCTATCTCGAATCCGTGGCCCGAAGTTTCGGCTACTTTTTCGGGAAGGACAAAAAGGTACGGGTCAATACCATCTCGCAATCCCCTACGGCAACTACAGCAGGACAGGGTGTAAAAGGTTTTGACGGGTTTATCAACTACGCCGAAAAGATGTCCCCCCTCGGAAACGCTTCGGCCTTGGAATGTGCGGACTATACCGTAACCCTGTTTTCCGACCTGACCAAGAAGGTCACCATGCAGAACCTTTTTCACGACGGCGGCTTCTCCAATACCGGGGTCAGCCAAGAGGTGATGGAGCAGTTCATGAAGTGA
- the recN gene encoding DNA repair protein RecN has product MLANLFIKNYALIDELNVSFTDGFTCITGETGAGKSILLGGLSLVLGKRADLSSLRDKASKCIIEAEFDIDRYGLKSFFGDNDIDYEKRTIIRREIQPSGKSRAFINDSPVTLNILTQLGDSLIDVHSQHQTLRLADNDFQMKVIDALADNGKLLYTYAEELDAYRKTSRALQELLEFQKQAIKEHDYNSFLLEELESAPLKVGIQEELEERYEQLNNVENILELLSRGYQLLNDEQVGVVNLLAELKQVSGRLSNFGNQYAELNQRIDSVFIEVDDIAAELQQLQGDTEANPRELEETNAKLQQLYDLQKKHVAADVSELLEIKETLSEKVQQTENLESDIQKKQELLSAQEKELDGLAASLSARRRKVLPSLKKQLQGSLSALGMPSATFKIDIYPSEGFKDNGKDSLSFLFSANKGTDYGELKKVASGGELSRIMLTIKSILAKYEHLPTMMFDEIDTGVSGEISNKMGAIMHAMSNTMQVFSITHLPQVASKGDHHFKVFKVEEDGTTRTKMKKLSADERVTELAGMLGGKALTDSAMAHARELLNF; this is encoded by the coding sequence GTGCTCGCGAATCTTTTCATTAAAAATTATGCCCTGATAGACGAACTGAACGTGTCGTTTACCGACGGTTTTACCTGTATTACCGGCGAAACGGGAGCTGGGAAGTCCATTTTGTTAGGGGGACTCTCCCTGGTTTTGGGAAAGCGGGCCGATCTTTCCTCATTGCGGGACAAGGCTAGTAAATGCATCATCGAGGCGGAGTTCGATATCGATCGATACGGATTGAAAAGTTTTTTTGGGGACAATGATATCGATTATGAGAAACGTACCATTATCAGAAGGGAAATTCAGCCGAGTGGGAAGTCCCGCGCCTTCATCAACGATTCCCCCGTTACCTTGAACATTCTCACCCAGCTGGGGGACAGTCTGATAGACGTTCATTCGCAACATCAGACCCTTCGTCTGGCGGATAACGATTTTCAGATGAAGGTCATCGACGCCTTGGCGGATAACGGGAAACTACTTTATACCTACGCTGAAGAATTAGACGCGTATCGCAAGACTTCTAGGGCGTTGCAAGAGCTGCTGGAGTTCCAGAAGCAAGCAATCAAAGAACACGATTACAACAGTTTTTTGCTGGAAGAACTGGAATCGGCCCCGTTGAAAGTGGGTATCCAAGAGGAGTTGGAAGAGCGTTACGAACAATTGAACAACGTTGAAAATATATTGGAACTGCTTTCCAGGGGATATCAGCTATTGAACGACGAACAGGTCGGGGTGGTAAACCTGCTGGCAGAGCTGAAACAGGTTTCAGGGCGATTGTCCAATTTTGGCAATCAATACGCCGAGCTCAACCAGCGGATAGATTCCGTTTTTATCGAGGTGGACGATATAGCCGCCGAACTGCAGCAGTTGCAAGGCGATACAGAGGCCAACCCACGGGAACTGGAAGAAACCAATGCCAAGCTGCAACAACTCTACGACCTGCAAAAGAAACACGTCGCGGCCGATGTGTCCGAGTTGCTGGAAATCAAGGAAACCCTTTCCGAAAAAGTCCAGCAGACCGAAAACTTGGAATCCGACATCCAAAAGAAACAAGAATTGCTATCGGCGCAAGAAAAGGAATTGGACGGTTTGGCGGCATCGCTATCCGCCCGTCGGAGAAAGGTGCTACCCAGTCTCAAGAAACAGCTCCAAGGCAGTTTATCCGCCCTTGGCATGCCAAGTGCCACTTTTAAAATTGATATCTATCCTTCCGAAGGCTTTAAAGACAACGGTAAAGACTCGTTGAGCTTTCTTTTTTCCGCCAATAAGGGAACTGATTACGGGGAGTTGAAAAAAGTAGCTTCGGGGGGTGAACTCTCCCGGATCATGCTCACCATAAAATCCATCTTGGCCAAGTACGAGCATCTGCCCACCATGATGTTCGACGAGATAGATACCGGGGTTTCAGGCGAGATTTCCAATAAAATGGGCGCTATCATGCATGCCATGAGCAATACCATGCAGGTTTTTTCCATTACCCATTTGCCCCAAGTGGCCTCAAAAGGAGACCACCATTTCAAGGTCTTTAAGGTCGAAGAGGACGGAACGACCCGAACCAAAATGAAAAAGCTCAGTGCCGACGAACGGGTCACCGAGCTTGCCGGTATGCTGGGCGGCAAGGCCCTCACCGATTCGGCGATGGCCCATGCTAGGGAGTTGTTAAATTTTTAG
- a CDS encoding DUF4835 family protein: MRKFLLLLLVPCLGLTLQAQELNCTLTVNSDQVSQTNQQIFRTLERSLNDFVNKNKWTNRIYQENERVNCQMFITITKYESNRFEGNIQIQSTRPVYNTSYESPVFNYKDDEFNFEYIEFQPLVFNENVFESNLIGVISYYAYMILGLDADTFALEGGTDAFRKAQQIITRAQGSNFSGWDQKNNRNRFELVDNILSNTYREYRIAMYNYHRKGLDVLGDNNSTGKQVIAGTMKLFETMMQRRPNAFLIQTFFDAKADEIQNIFSDGPKIDIVQLKETLNTVAPTYSSTWNGIEY; the protein is encoded by the coding sequence ATGCGTAAATTTCTTCTCTTATTGTTAGTCCCATGCCTCGGCCTGACCTTGCAAGCGCAGGAGTTGAACTGTACGCTCACCGTGAATTCCGATCAGGTATCACAGACCAATCAGCAGATATTCAGGACTTTGGAGCGTTCCTTGAACGATTTTGTAAATAAGAATAAATGGACGAACCGCATCTACCAAGAAAATGAACGGGTCAATTGCCAGATGTTTATTACGATTACCAAGTACGAATCCAACCGTTTTGAGGGCAATATCCAGATTCAATCCACCCGCCCTGTGTACAATACTTCGTACGAGAGTCCCGTATTCAACTACAAGGACGATGAATTCAATTTTGAATACATTGAATTCCAGCCTTTGGTGTTCAACGAAAATGTCTTTGAATCGAACCTCATCGGGGTTATTTCATACTACGCCTATATGATTTTAGGACTGGATGCGGATACTTTTGCTTTAGAAGGCGGTACCGATGCATTTCGGAAGGCGCAACAGATAATCACCCGGGCCCAGGGAAGCAACTTTTCGGGATGGGACCAGAAGAATAATCGCAACCGTTTTGAGCTGGTCGATAATATTTTGTCGAATACCTATCGCGAATACCGTATTGCCATGTACAACTACCATCGAAAGGGTCTTGATGTTTTAGGCGATAATAACAGTACAGGCAAACAGGTGATCGCCGGAACGATGAAACTCTTCGAGACCATGATGCAGCGGCGACCCAACGCATTTTTGATACAGACGTTTTTTGATGCCAAGGCCGATGAAATCCAAAATATCTTCTCCGACGGCCCCAAAATCGATATCGTTCAACTCAAGGAAACCTTGAACACCGTCGCTCCTACCTATTCCAGTACCTGGAACGGAATTGAGTATTGA
- the coaBC gene encoding bifunctional phosphopantothenoylcysteine decarboxylase/phosphopantothenate--cysteine ligase CoaBC: MLNGKNILLGVTGGIAAYKTTFLVRLLIKAGARVRVILTERAGDFVSPLTLATLSKNPVLTSFVNEKEESTDWNNHVELGLWADLMLIAPATANTLSKMANGTCDNLLLAAYLSAKCPVFFAPAMDLDMYKHPSSTTSFEKLQSYGNVMIPATSGELASGLQGEGRMAEPEDIVIFVKNHLSEGLILSGKKVLITGGPTHEAIDPVRYIGNRASGQMGFELAKTAVDLGAEVILVSGPTHCTVDHESILLQKVISAEEMYQAVHEHYPDADIVICAAAVADYRPKSAADQKIKKNEAALSLELVKTKDILLSLGKLKKKQYLVGFALETENELENAKSKLKRKHLDAIVLNSLNDTGAGFGTPTNKITFLDKNSAIIPFELKEKAEVAKDIFSEIIARYHA; the protein is encoded by the coding sequence ATGCTCAACGGCAAGAACATCCTTTTAGGCGTCACCGGTGGGATTGCCGCCTACAAAACCACCTTTCTTGTCCGATTGCTGATCAAAGCCGGTGCCCGGGTCAGGGTCATCTTGACCGAGCGTGCCGGCGATTTTGTTTCCCCCCTGACCTTGGCGACCTTATCAAAAAATCCCGTTTTGACCTCTTTTGTGAACGAAAAGGAGGAAAGTACGGATTGGAACAACCACGTGGAACTGGGCCTTTGGGCCGACCTTATGCTCATTGCGCCGGCGACCGCCAATACCTTGTCCAAAATGGCGAACGGCACCTGTGACAATCTTTTGCTGGCCGCTTATCTTTCCGCCAAATGCCCCGTTTTCTTTGCTCCTGCGATGGATTTGGACATGTACAAACACCCCTCGTCAACAACGTCATTCGAAAAGCTACAATCCTACGGCAATGTAATGATACCCGCTACTTCGGGCGAGCTGGCCAGCGGACTCCAGGGCGAAGGGAGAATGGCAGAACCCGAGGATATCGTAATATTCGTCAAGAACCATCTTTCGGAGGGTTTGATCCTCTCGGGAAAAAAAGTACTGATTACGGGCGGACCGACCCATGAGGCCATCGATCCCGTTCGGTATATAGGGAACCGTGCATCGGGGCAAATGGGCTTTGAACTGGCAAAAACCGCTGTGGATCTGGGGGCCGAAGTAATTTTGGTTTCCGGACCTACCCATTGCACGGTGGATCATGAATCCATCCTCCTTCAAAAAGTAATTTCCGCCGAGGAAATGTACCAAGCCGTGCACGAACACTATCCCGATGCAGATATTGTCATCTGTGCCGCCGCGGTAGCGGATTACAGGCCAAAATCCGCCGCCGATCAGAAAATCAAAAAAAACGAAGCAGCACTTTCGCTTGAGCTGGTAAAAACGAAAGACATCCTCTTGTCCCTTGGGAAACTAAAGAAAAAGCAATATTTGGTCGGATTCGCCCTGGAAACCGAGAACGAACTGGAAAATGCGAAGTCCAAGTTAAAAAGGAAGCATTTGGATGCCATCGTACTCAACTCCCTGAACGATACCGGGGCCGGATTCGGAACCCCCACTAACAAAATCACGTTTTTGGACAAGAATTCCGCGATAATACCGTTTGAACTAAAGGAGAAGGCCGAGGTGGCCAAAGATATTTTCTCCGAGATCATTGCACGATACCATGCGTAA
- a CDS encoding DNA-directed RNA polymerase subunit omega — protein sequence MDMNDLKNSKAAVSTVTINRNEFDEKTDNIYEAISIAAKRAVQINSEIKKELLEKLEEFATYSDSLEEVFENKEQIEVSKFYEKLPKPHALAVEEWMNDKIYFRNTEKGE from the coding sequence ATGGATATGAACGACCTGAAAAATTCTAAAGCCGCCGTTAGTACGGTAACGATCAATAGAAACGAATTCGACGAAAAAACGGATAATATTTATGAGGCTATTTCGATAGCCGCTAAGCGTGCCGTGCAAATCAATTCTGAAATTAAAAAAGAGTTGCTGGAGAAATTGGAAGAGTTCGCAACCTACAGCGACAGCTTGGAAGAGGTATTTGAGAATAAAGAACAGATTGAAGTTTCGAAATTTTATGAGAAACTACCGAAACCCCATGCGTTGGCCGTTGAGGAATGGATGAACGATAAAATCTACTTTCGGAATACCGAGAAGGGAGAGTAG
- a CDS encoding outer membrane protein assembly factor BamD produces MFQRLSRIVPLLFLAGALHSCSEYQKVLKNEDVKAKYDLAQKYYEEGDMKRANRLFEQIAPKYIGKPQGERVMFFFADTYFQRGDYNMAGYQFERFVKSYPKSEKVAEASFYGAKSYFELSPRYSLDQTDTDKALVKLQGFINTYPDSEYFAEANEMAKQLTTKKEHKAYEIAKQYHKLGEFDFTFLNPAISAFDNFVTDYPGYIYREDAMYYRFESATQFALNSFDRLQPERIKEAKADYADLKKQFPETKYEEKANKLLGRLAAEQQNFTQEKETK; encoded by the coding sequence ATGTTTCAGAGACTCAGTAGAATTGTTCCCCTTTTATTTTTGGCCGGTGCACTGCATTCTTGTAGTGAATATCAAAAAGTGCTGAAGAACGAGGATGTCAAGGCCAAATATGATTTGGCCCAAAAGTATTACGAAGAGGGCGATATGAAACGGGCGAACCGGCTCTTTGAGCAGATTGCCCCTAAATACATCGGGAAGCCACAGGGGGAACGGGTGATGTTCTTCTTTGCGGATACCTATTTTCAGCGCGGGGATTACAACATGGCGGGCTATCAGTTCGAACGGTTCGTGAAGTCCTACCCCAAAAGTGAAAAGGTGGCCGAAGCGTCCTTTTATGGGGCTAAAAGCTATTTCGAGCTTTCCCCACGCTATTCCCTCGACCAGACGGATACCGATAAGGCTTTGGTCAAATTACAGGGTTTTATCAATACCTATCCCGACTCGGAATACTTTGCCGAGGCGAACGAGATGGCCAAGCAGCTGACCACCAAGAAAGAGCATAAGGCCTATGAAATTGCCAAACAGTACCATAAACTGGGGGAATTCGATTTTACGTTCCTGAATCCCGCCATCAGTGCCTTCGATAATTTTGTCACCGATTACCCGGGATACATTTATCGCGAGGATGCGATGTATTACCGTTTCGAATCGGCCACACAGTTTGCGCTGAACAGTTTCGATCGGTTGCAGCCCGAGCGTATCAAAGAGGCCAAAGCGGATTATGCCGACCTGAAGAAACAGTTTCCCGAAACGAAATACGAGGAGAAGGCGAACAAGCTCCTAGGAAGATTGGCCGCGGAGCAGCAGAATTTCACCCAAGAAAAAGAGACTAAATAA
- a CDS encoding M14 family metallopeptidase yields the protein MNLKLAFLALFAGIFCTAQENDITESLYGTYDKYREASLDKRRIKHRQLQPLIAEYRQSPKFKVQTVGESIEGRKLSLISIGSGKTEVFLWSQMHGDEPTATQAIFDILNFLDSDDFNDEKRAILESCTLHFLPMLNPDGAEVFQRRNRLGVDINRDALQLQSPESRVLKRIRDSLDADFGFNLHDQSTYYNAERTQKPATISYLAPAYNYEKEVNEVRGNAMKVIVFMNGIIQKYAPGQVGRYNDDFEPRAFGDNIQKWGTSAILIESGGYPNDVEKQEIRKLNYVSILSAIYTIAKGNYKDIPLEEYEKIPENDRKLFDLKIENATYPLLGHDYVIDIGMNRLEVDEEDHNNFWYSSRILDQGDLSTYYGYETFDASGYTIVPGKVHPETMKSVDVLNKLKIESLLKSGYTYIRVADIPKDMLKSPFPIHIIGSKFEIPEFNIEVGINPTFLLEKDGNIEYAVINGFLIDIDKGPADFGNAMIYR from the coding sequence ATGAACCTTAAACTTGCTTTTCTGGCCCTGTTTGCCGGTATCTTTTGTACGGCCCAAGAAAATGACATCACCGAGTCGCTCTATGGCACCTATGATAAATACCGGGAGGCTTCCTTGGATAAGCGCCGGATCAAGCACCGCCAACTCCAACCTTTGATTGCCGAGTACCGCCAAAGCCCCAAATTTAAAGTCCAGACGGTGGGCGAGTCCATCGAAGGGCGAAAACTCTCCCTCATCAGTATCGGCTCGGGAAAAACAGAAGTCTTTCTCTGGTCGCAGATGCACGGTGACGAACCGACCGCCACCCAAGCCATCTTCGATATCCTGAATTTTTTGGACAGTGATGACTTTAACGACGAGAAACGGGCCATTCTGGAAAGCTGTACCCTGCATTTTCTGCCGATGTTGAATCCCGATGGGGCCGAGGTATTTCAGCGCAGGAACCGATTGGGCGTCGATATCAACAGGGATGCTCTTCAGCTGCAATCCCCCGAAAGTCGGGTGTTGAAACGGATAAGGGACAGCCTCGATGCGGATTTCGGGTTTAACCTGCACGACCAAAGCACTTATTACAATGCCGAGCGCACCCAAAAACCGGCTACCATATCGTATCTGGCACCAGCCTATAATTATGAAAAAGAAGTAAATGAGGTCCGTGGCAACGCCATGAAGGTCATTGTTTTTATGAACGGGATCATCCAAAAATACGCCCCGGGTCAAGTAGGCCGTTATAACGACGATTTTGAACCCCGGGCGTTTGGCGATAACATCCAGAAATGGGGTACTAGCGCCATTCTGATCGAATCCGGCGGATATCCAAATGATGTCGAGAAGCAGGAAATCCGTAAGCTGAACTACGTCTCCATTCTCTCTGCCATCTATACGATCGCAAAGGGCAATTACAAGGATATTCCCTTAGAGGAGTATGAAAAAATCCCAGAGAACGACCGCAAACTTTTCGATCTTAAAATCGAGAACGCCACCTACCCGCTGCTCGGCCACGACTATGTCATCGATATCGGGATGAACCGTTTGGAGGTCGATGAAGAAGACCACAATAACTTTTGGTACAGCAGCCGCATTCTCGATCAGGGCGACCTCTCTACCTACTACGGTTACGAAACCTTTGACGCCTCCGGATATACCATAGTCCCCGGAAAAGTGCATCCGGAAACCATGAAATCGGTAGATGTTTTGAACAAACTGAAAATCGAATCCCTCTTAAAATCCGGATACACCTACATACGGGTGGCCGACATTCCCAAGGATATGTTGAAATCCCCGTTTCCCATCCATATTATAGGTAGTAAATTCGAAATACCGGAATTTAACATTGAAGTAGGTATCAACCCGACCTTTTTGTTGGAAAAAGATGGAAATATCGAATATGCCGTCATCAATGGCTTCTTGATCGATATCGATAAGGGACCTGCGGATTTTGGCAATGCGATGATCTATCGGTAG
- a CDS encoding peptidoglycan recognition protein family protein, translating into MKKMMLPLALMLLQFSCKSQLDIIDKPIIFDETRRELTLEYLKDHYGLDQDVPDIDPKMIVLHWTAIPTFEGSFDAFYKVRLPSWRPDIANASALNVSSHFLVDQDGTIYRLMPETIMARHVIGLNHTAIGVENVGGTEEMPLTDAQLEANIALVKFLTHKYNIEYLIGHYEYTDFEAHPLWMEKDDGYRTKKTDPGTDFMRKVREATENLDFKQNP; encoded by the coding sequence ATGAAGAAAATGATGCTTCCGTTGGCCCTTATGCTTTTACAGTTTTCGTGCAAGTCCCAGTTGGATATTATCGACAAACCCATAATCTTTGACGAAACCCGTAGGGAACTTACCTTGGAATATCTTAAAGATCACTACGGCCTGGATCAGGATGTTCCCGACATCGATCCGAAGATGATTGTGCTCCACTGGACGGCCATACCCACTTTTGAAGGTTCGTTCGATGCCTTCTACAAGGTCCGGTTGCCCAGTTGGCGTCCGGACATCGCGAATGCCAGTGCCCTGAACGTCTCATCCCATTTCTTGGTCGATCAAGACGGTACCATTTACCGCCTGATGCCCGAAACGATTATGGCCCGGCATGTCATCGGCCTGAACCATACCGCTATCGGGGTCGAAAATGTAGGCGGAACCGAAGAGATGCCGCTTACCGATGCACAGCTTGAAGCGAACATCGCACTGGTAAAATTCTTGACCCATAAGTACAACATCGAATACCTGATAGGTCATTATGAATATACCGATTTCGAAGCCCATCCGCTGTGGATGGAAAAGGACGATGGCTACCGTACGAAAAAAACCGATCCCGGAACGGATTTTATGCGAAAGGTCAGGGAGGCCACCGAAAACTTAGATTTCAAGCAGAATCCCTAG
- a CDS encoding 3D domain-containing protein: MNSNRLIIVLFASLFASCGEEANYVWKSAQVTASAYNSTPAQTDGLPTLAAWGDTLSPDMKAIAVSRDLVAMGLDRNTRVTIEGFEGVFLVKDKMGSRWKKRIDIYMGDDIKKAREWGVKEVEIQFRIHKDSTKTIQ; this comes from the coding sequence ATGAACAGCAACCGTCTTATTATCGTACTCTTCGCGTCGCTCTTTGCTTCCTGTGGCGAGGAAGCGAATTACGTTTGGAAATCAGCACAGGTGACCGCTTCTGCCTACAATTCCACCCCCGCACAGACCGATGGCCTTCCTACCTTGGCCGCTTGGGGCGATACGCTGTCCCCCGATATGAAGGCAATCGCCGTATCCCGGGATTTGGTCGCTATGGGGTTGGATCGGAATACCCGGGTAACGATCGAGGGCTTCGAAGGTGTCTTTTTGGTCAAGGATAAAATGGGAAGCCGTTGGAAAAAACGTATCGATATCTACATGGGCGACGATATTAAAAAAGCTAGGGAATGGGGGGTAAAAGAGGTGGAAATTCAGTTTAGGATACATAAGGATTCCACAAAAACAATCCAATAA